A single genomic interval of Mucilaginibacter boryungensis harbors:
- a CDS encoding error-prone DNA polymerase, with protein sequence MNYTELQVTSNFSFLRGGSHPQEMVTQAAALGYSAIAITDRNSLAGIVRAHTEAKQAGIRFIPACRLDLMDGTSLLAYPTDHVAYARLSALLTLGNLRTEKGKCELYKADVYQYAEGLLFVAVPPERLNNRFEFDQHFLTDLAEYKKNFGKALYVAASFNYQGQDSKRLFRLKETGVPLAATGDVHYHTAERRELQDILTCIREKCTIHTAGYLLHPNADRFLKPLGEIERLFRTYPEALANTQYISESCTFSLDMLKYLEPEEVLENGLTRQQRLENLTWEKAKALFGDPLPEKQKKQIEFELVFIKKRRLAWYFLRVHQITQQAEDWGILHQGRGSAANSTVCFCLGITAVNPAKSRLLFSRFMSDARDEWPDIDVDYEHERREEIIQFIYEDYGRDRAAIVATVTQERHKGAIRDVGKAMGLSEDTIKRIGATIWDFYEEGFDEERLRGQGLNPHDPVIRKVLELTCELMGFPRQLGQHTGGFVITEGKLSDFCPVLNARMVDRTQVEWNKDDLEDLGILKIDVLGLGMLTMIRKAFDLVLRHYGIKLTLANVPQDDPKVYDMICAADTIGVFQIESRAQMSMLPRLKPRCFYDLVIEVAIVRPGPIQGDMVHPYLRRRNREELPEYPKPELEEILKRTLGVPLFQEQAMEIAIVAAGFTPAEADQLRRSMASFKANGKLKFYEEKIVAGMLERGYEEDFARRIFKQLQGFEGYGFPESHAASFALLVYISSWLKCYYPDVFCAALLNSQPMGFYQPAQIVRDAREHSVQVLPVDVNYSDWDNTLETKNYHYYAVRLGFRQVKGLKETDMLTLTTMRGDGYRHIDQLRTAGVPEAALEKLADADAFRSLGADRRMALWEVSALADRPIGLFEGQVSETVLEDTVPLPLMSRGEHVVQDYISTGLSLKAHPVGLLRGQLSRLRNVRISDLARYKDGDFVRLAGLITVRQRPGTAKGVLFMTMEDETGSANLVVWQQLFDEYRKEIVQSKLLMVMGKLQVANGVTHLVVRRCFNLTALLRSLTETDLPQTLARGDETTKPVNYDGRSTPPAEGAFHKGRNFH encoded by the coding sequence ATGAACTACACGGAATTACAGGTCACTTCGAACTTTAGTTTCCTGCGCGGGGGTTCACACCCGCAGGAAATGGTCACCCAGGCCGCTGCTTTGGGCTATTCCGCTATAGCCATTACTGACCGTAATTCTTTGGCCGGCATTGTCCGGGCACATACGGAAGCCAAACAAGCCGGCATCCGGTTTATCCCCGCCTGTCGCCTGGACCTGATGGACGGTACCAGTCTATTGGCTTACCCAACGGATCATGTGGCTTACGCCCGCTTATCAGCCTTATTAACTTTGGGCAACCTGCGTACCGAAAAAGGCAAATGCGAATTGTATAAAGCCGATGTGTATCAGTATGCAGAAGGCCTTTTGTTTGTCGCGGTTCCCCCGGAACGATTAAATAATAGGTTTGAATTTGATCAACACTTTTTGACTGATCTGGCTGAATACAAAAAGAATTTTGGTAAGGCTTTGTATGTTGCCGCCTCCTTTAATTACCAGGGCCAGGACAGCAAACGATTGTTCCGTTTAAAGGAAACCGGTGTGCCATTAGCCGCTACAGGAGATGTGCATTACCATACCGCCGAGCGCCGGGAACTACAGGATATATTGACCTGCATCCGTGAAAAATGCACGATCCATACGGCAGGTTATTTACTGCATCCCAATGCCGACCGTTTTTTAAAACCATTAGGCGAAATTGAGCGGTTATTCCGCACTTATCCGGAAGCATTGGCTAATACCCAATACATTTCCGAATCCTGCACTTTTTCACTGGATATGCTCAAATACCTGGAGCCCGAAGAAGTACTGGAAAACGGCCTGACCCGGCAGCAGCGGCTGGAAAACCTGACCTGGGAAAAAGCCAAAGCCTTATTTGGCGACCCTTTACCCGAAAAACAAAAAAAGCAGATCGAATTTGAACTGGTCTTTATCAAAAAGCGCCGGCTCGCCTGGTACTTTCTGCGCGTACATCAGATCACCCAGCAGGCCGAAGATTGGGGCATCCTGCACCAGGGCCGCGGATCGGCAGCCAATTCTACCGTTTGTTTTTGTTTAGGTATCACGGCCGTTAACCCGGCCAAATCGCGTTTACTGTTTTCCCGTTTCATGTCTGACGCGCGGGATGAATGGCCTGACATTGATGTGGACTATGAGCACGAGCGCCGGGAGGAGATCATCCAGTTTATTTATGAGGACTACGGCCGCGACCGGGCGGCCATCGTAGCGACCGTCACTCAGGAACGGCACAAAGGCGCCATCCGCGATGTCGGCAAAGCCATGGGCCTTTCCGAAGACACCATCAAACGCATTGGCGCGACCATCTGGGATTTTTATGAGGAAGGCTTTGATGAAGAACGCTTGCGCGGCCAGGGGCTCAATCCGCATGACCCGGTCATTCGCAAAGTTTTGGAACTCACCTGCGAACTCATGGGCTTCCCGAGGCAGTTGGGTCAGCATACGGGCGGTTTCGTAATCACGGAAGGCAAATTATCGGACTTTTGCCCGGTGCTGAATGCCCGCATGGTCGATCGCACCCAGGTCGAATGGAACAAAGACGACCTCGAAGACCTCGGCATCCTAAAGATCGATGTACTGGGCCTGGGGATGCTCACCATGATCCGCAAGGCCTTTGACCTGGTGCTCCGACACTATGGTATCAAGCTCACGTTAGCTAACGTTCCCCAGGATGACCCAAAAGTTTATGACATGATCTGCGCGGCCGATACCATCGGCGTGTTCCAGATCGAGAGCCGCGCGCAAATGTCCATGCTGCCACGGCTGAAACCACGTTGCTTTTACGACCTGGTGATCGAAGTAGCTATTGTCCGCCCGGGCCCGATCCAGGGCGATATGGTGCATCCCTACCTGCGCAGGCGCAATAGAGAGGAATTGCCGGAATACCCGAAACCGGAACTGGAAGAGATTCTAAAACGAACATTGGGTGTACCACTATTTCAAGAACAAGCGATGGAGATCGCTATTGTTGCTGCCGGTTTTACGCCTGCCGAAGCTGACCAATTGCGTCGCAGTATGGCTTCCTTCAAAGCCAATGGCAAACTCAAATTCTATGAAGAAAAGATCGTGGCGGGTATGCTGGAAAGAGGTTACGAAGAAGATTTCGCCCGTCGCATTTTCAAGCAATTACAGGGTTTTGAAGGCTATGGTTTCCCGGAAAGCCATGCCGCTTCTTTCGCCCTGTTGGTTTACATCTCTTCCTGGCTCAAATGTTATTACCCCGATGTCTTCTGCGCGGCCCTGCTCAACAGTCAGCCGATGGGTTTTTACCAGCCCGCGCAGATCGTGCGGGACGCGCGGGAACATAGTGTACAGGTCCTGCCGGTGGATGTGAACTATTCGGACTGGGACAATACGCTGGAAACCAAAAATTATCATTACTACGCCGTCCGCCTCGGCTTCCGGCAGGTCAAAGGGCTGAAAGAAACCGATATGCTGACCCTCACGACCATGCGCGGGGACGGCTACCGGCATATCGACCAGTTACGAACTGCCGGTGTACCCGAAGCCGCGCTGGAAAAGCTTGCCGACGCGGATGCTTTCCGCTCGCTCGGCGCCGACCGGAGAATGGCGCTGTGGGAAGTATCCGCTTTGGCTGACCGGCCCATCGGCCTGTTTGAAGGGCAGGTCTCCGAAACCGTGCTGGAAGATACTGTGCCTTTGCCGCTGATGAGCCGCGGCGAGCATGTGGTGCAGGATTATATCTCTACCGGCCTTTCGCTCAAAGCTCATCCGGTAGGCTTGTTACGGGGCCAGTTAAGCCGTCTGCGTAATGTGCGGATCAGTGACCTGGCGCGTTATAAAGACGGTGACTTTGTCCGGCTGGCGGGATTGATCACCGTGCGGCAACGTCCCGGCACGGCTAAAGGCGTATTGTTTATGACGATGGAAGATGAGACGGGCTCCGCTAACCTGGTGGTCTGGCAGCAATTGTTCGACGAATACCGCAAAGAGATCGTCCAGTCCAAATTACTCATGGTCATGGGTAAATTACAGGTGGCCAATGGTGTCACCCATCTGGTGGTACGCCGGTGCTTTAATCTCACCGCGTTGTTGCGCAGCCTGACCGAAACAGACTTGCCGCAAACCCTGGCCCGTGGCGATGAAACCACTAAGCCGGTCAATTATGACGGGCGGTCGACGCCACCCGCTGAAGGCGCTTTCCATAAAGGGCGGAATTTTCATTGA
- a CDS encoding ABC-three component system protein yields the protein MLENAPVGIGSELFYFLLKKDNFNIAITLSFSTINMSNPNNLHSADGSILGFLYQIQRALIWLSSSDSETLVGVEVDDDISVRLIDGADIKTIYEQAKHSQTSKIPYADSSIDLWKTLSIWVEAVTSGRIDVTKAIFSFLTNKQLPINRLVLKLSKATTASEENRKGKNAPIIALADQLKQKAGTLPKSLSSFGQIVQNCPTDKLVQIIDKIVVLDSTYEHSIHQEKTTLKNNLSLAEDIPFDYIYQGLFGFVSDCLITQWKNRQPGWISVKAFNNQYAELLATFKKKSFFEKAVDSLPVSSTDIAKNRGKTYVEQLKKIGCTEEEIIEAIHDFVRAASERSRFAQDAEIPKQKFDLYFDDLISHWTSISRPKFRFANAADFVKIGYEVYYFSLLHKGKLNNYEPEQGYTHKGTYHYLADETRLGWHPEWEKLKDKVKK from the coding sequence ATGCTTGAAAATGCACCTGTTGGTATTGGAAGTGAACTATTTTATTTTTTGTTAAAAAAAGATAACTTTAACATTGCTATAACTTTATCATTTTCAACTATAAACATGAGTAATCCCAATAATCTCCATAGTGCAGATGGCAGTATTTTAGGATTCCTTTATCAAATACAACGAGCATTGATCTGGTTAAGTTCGTCTGACAGTGAGACGCTGGTCGGTGTTGAAGTAGACGACGATATAAGTGTTCGTCTTATTGATGGGGCTGATATAAAAACCATCTATGAACAGGCTAAACATAGTCAGACTTCTAAAATACCCTATGCAGATAGCAGCATTGATCTTTGGAAAACTTTAAGCATTTGGGTCGAGGCTGTCACCAGCGGCAGAATTGACGTAACAAAAGCAATATTTTCTTTTTTGACCAACAAGCAATTGCCAATCAACAGGTTGGTCTTAAAATTAAGTAAAGCAACAACTGCAAGTGAAGAAAATAGAAAAGGAAAAAATGCTCCGATCATTGCTCTTGCTGATCAGCTCAAGCAAAAAGCGGGTACATTGCCAAAATCATTATCATCTTTTGGCCAGATAGTTCAAAACTGCCCGACTGATAAACTTGTCCAAATTATTGACAAAATAGTTGTACTAGACAGCACTTATGAGCATTCTATCCATCAGGAGAAAACTACGCTTAAAAACAACCTGAGTCTGGCGGAAGACATCCCGTTTGACTATATCTATCAGGGACTTTTCGGATTTGTTTCAGATTGCTTGATTACGCAATGGAAAAATCGCCAACCTGGATGGATTAGTGTTAAGGCATTTAATAATCAGTACGCTGAACTACTTGCTACCTTCAAAAAGAAATCCTTTTTTGAAAAAGCTGTGGATTCCTTACCTGTAAGTTCAACAGATATAGCGAAAAACCGGGGAAAAACATATGTAGAGCAACTAAAGAAAATTGGTTGTACAGAGGAAGAGATTATAGAGGCGATTCACGATTTTGTAAGAGCTGCTTCGGAACGCAGTCGTTTCGCCCAGGATGCGGAAATACCCAAACAAAAGTTCGATTTATATTTTGATGATCTGATCAGTCACTGGACTTCTATTTCCCGCCCAAAATTCAGGTTTGCCAATGCAGCAGACTTTGTAAAAATAGGCTATGAAGTTTATTATTTCTCTTTATTACATAAAGGAAAACTGAATAACTATGAACCCGAACAGGGTTATACTCATAAAGGAACATACCATTACTTGGCGGACGAAACCCGTCTGGGATGGCATCCTGAGTGGGAAAAACTAAAAGATAAAGTAAAGAAATAA
- a CDS encoding three component ABC system middle component, with protein MLNEFDIFQNKVLGAHVIWEFSKNFKLNNKEHAAPSLLMTMPVIPLCFNKRVVVGIKERNFREGSLLRALEERKDLFSGLQERMEGMADLTLQSVYLGSVSKLFYYDRENAIIVPIAKGLPAKVKESVIKNYEYNDIINASRRIGAWFGLFNQSEIMLYFNLRF; from the coding sequence ATGCTCAACGAATTTGATATTTTCCAAAACAAAGTTTTGGGCGCACATGTAATCTGGGAATTTTCCAAAAATTTCAAACTCAACAACAAAGAGCATGCAGCACCGTCCTTGCTGATGACTATGCCGGTGATACCATTATGTTTTAATAAGCGGGTAGTTGTTGGCATAAAGGAACGAAATTTTAGAGAAGGCAGCCTTTTGCGCGCGTTGGAAGAAAGAAAGGATTTGTTTTCAGGACTACAAGAGCGAATGGAGGGCATGGCTGACCTCACACTTCAGTCCGTTTATCTTGGTTCAGTGTCAAAGCTTTTTTATTATGACCGTGAAAATGCCATTATCGTTCCGATCGCAAAAGGCCTGCCTGCCAAAGTGAAAGAATCCGTTATCAAAAACTACGAGTACAATGATATAATTAATGCTTCCAGACGAATCGGGGCTTGGTTCGGTCTTTTTAATCAGTCAGAAATCATGTTATATTTTAATCTTCGGTTCTAA
- a CDS encoding DUF3732 domain-containing protein, producing MEFKIKSIFLLPKDTEKGIRTIDFSLNKVNVITGGSEKGKSTLIAITDYCLGSGKCRIPTRKIRNHTEWFGLHIVLENNLEVIVARKEPGELIASGDMYIREGSDLKIPSAIISNCNVNEVKSRLNNIAGLSDLNFAEEGAKVGFDSHPSFRDLTSFLFQPQYIIANQSALFYRTDQMAHRQKLISIFNYILQAVDNIYLELKEELRQIERDLYDLNREMDKKMRSLNRLIGQLRGFYNQAKEFGLLRNEPYPDDNWTTVDFIDRLKRIPGEVDSPVVLQVSMDAIATTSNRITELTSLELNIAYDLQNLKHRQELLNRLIESNANYRDDLLQQHGRLKTTSWFNDLLTKHEEQCPFCLSKTDSGKSYLQKLITTNNEIISTGTQLNDNVTVLKSEQRKVSSEIRDLLQRLNQVRQELNVLRQSGNDDNRRLNTINTIYRFAGMIESELNSYETFSKDTTAEEQIKKLEVRRTAINQQINQSVIENKVKRAKKTITDAISYYAEIFKAENYAELIQFNERDLTLTFVSDSGRTDALYEIGSGSNYMAYHISTILAFQEFFLSKKKHPVPSFVFFDQPTQVYFPETDVEISEKSEDVTRVRRIFEALNSAVVRTKGKLQIIILEHVGEYAWTGYENIIRVKRWRDNEENADDRALIPDSWFD from the coding sequence ATGGAATTTAAAATTAAATCTATTTTTCTTTTACCAAAAGATACTGAAAAGGGTATTCGTACGATTGATTTTTCGCTGAATAAAGTAAACGTCATCACAGGAGGCAGTGAAAAAGGAAAATCTACTTTAATTGCCATAACTGATTATTGTTTAGGCAGTGGCAAATGCAGAATACCGACCCGAAAAATAAGAAATCACACAGAATGGTTTGGCCTTCATATTGTTTTAGAAAACAATCTTGAAGTTATTGTCGCCAGAAAAGAGCCCGGAGAATTAATCGCCTCGGGAGATATGTATATAAGGGAAGGGAGTGATCTCAAGATACCGTCGGCTATTATCAGTAACTGTAATGTCAATGAAGTAAAGTCGCGTCTTAATAATATTGCCGGTTTAAGCGATTTAAACTTCGCAGAAGAGGGCGCAAAGGTCGGGTTTGATTCCCACCCAAGTTTTCGGGACCTCACGTCTTTTTTATTTCAGCCACAATATATTATCGCTAATCAATCGGCGCTATTTTACCGAACAGATCAAATGGCTCACAGGCAAAAGCTTATTTCGATTTTTAATTACATATTACAGGCAGTCGATAATATCTATTTGGAACTAAAAGAGGAATTGCGACAAATCGAAAGAGATTTGTACGACCTTAATCGGGAAATGGATAAAAAAATGCGCAGCCTCAACAGGTTGATAGGTCAGCTTCGCGGATTTTACAATCAAGCAAAAGAGTTCGGTTTGCTTAGAAATGAACCTTACCCTGATGATAATTGGACTACAGTAGATTTTATCGACAGGTTGAAGCGGATTCCAGGAGAAGTAGACTCGCCGGTGGTATTGCAAGTTTCTATGGATGCGATCGCAACCACCTCTAACAGAATTACAGAGTTAACGAGTCTTGAACTGAATATTGCCTATGATCTTCAAAACTTGAAGCACAGGCAGGAATTACTAAACAGGTTAATAGAGAGTAATGCTAATTATCGCGATGATTTACTTCAGCAACATGGCCGCTTAAAAACAACCAGTTGGTTTAATGACCTTTTAACCAAACATGAGGAACAATGTCCGTTTTGTCTCTCAAAAACAGATTCTGGTAAATCATATTTACAAAAATTAATAACTACCAATAATGAAATTATTTCTACAGGAACCCAATTAAATGACAATGTTACAGTTTTAAAAAGTGAACAAAGGAAGGTTTCAAGTGAAATAAGGGATTTGTTGCAACGATTGAATCAGGTTAGGCAAGAATTGAATGTTTTAAGGCAAAGTGGAAACGATGATAATCGGAGATTAAATACGATCAATACTATTTATCGTTTTGCCGGTATGATCGAGAGTGAGTTAAATAGCTATGAAACTTTTTCAAAAGACACGACAGCCGAAGAGCAGATAAAGAAATTAGAAGTCAGGCGGACCGCAATTAACCAGCAGATTAATCAGAGCGTCATAGAGAACAAGGTTAAACGGGCAAAAAAAACGATCACGGACGCGATATCTTACTATGCAGAAATATTTAAAGCAGAAAACTACGCCGAACTAATACAATTTAATGAGAGAGACTTAACGTTAACCTTTGTATCGGATTCCGGGCGTACGGACGCTTTATATGAAATTGGTTCCGGCTCAAACTATATGGCCTACCATATTTCTACCATTTTGGCCTTTCAAGAGTTCTTTTTGAGCAAGAAAAAGCATCCGGTACCCAGTTTTGTATTTTTCGACCAACCTACCCAGGTTTATTTCCCCGAAACTGATGTGGAAATTAGTGAAAAAAGTGAAGATGTTACGCGGGTACGTCGCATTTTTGAGGCACTCAACTCCGCCGTTGTTAGAACTAAGGGGAAATTACAAATCATCATTTTGGAACACGTTGGGGAATATGCCTGGACTGGGTATGAAAATATAATTAGAGTAAAACGTTGGCGCGATAATGAAGAAAATGCCGACGATCGTGCTTTAATCCCGGATTCCTGGTTTGATTAA
- a CDS encoding site-specific integrase codes for MSKGRVALLLDYSPKVINLVTGKKRRFEYLKLYLFVQPKTNLEKQHNRETEHLAENIRAHRQLDMQAALHGFAPDYKRLQSFNAYFRRLANRQRGMNRHNWDSAVRYFEKFADGDIRFIDIDLSLCEDFKAYLRSGPKLREARAGIGHNSALSYFNKFRNALKQAWREKLVLDDFYALSRGLKEREALVEFLTMSDIRLLLQTPASSELCKRVVLFGILTGLRFCDIHALIWQEVRGTADQYYLQFSQRKTLKTQHMPISNQAYELLGERELPGSRVFKKLYYNQIRDFLVQWPAQAGITKHLTFCCLRHTYATLQLNNGTDIYTVSKMLGHRHVKTTQRYTRLLDQKKRETTNRIIIDGI; via the coding sequence ATGAGCAAAGGCCGTGTCGCTCTTCTCCTGGATTATTCACCGAAAGTGATCAATCTGGTAACCGGCAAGAAAAGGCGTTTCGAATATTTGAAATTGTATCTATTTGTTCAGCCGAAAACCAACCTGGAAAAACAGCATAACCGGGAAACCGAACACCTGGCAGAAAATATACGCGCCCACCGCCAACTCGATATGCAAGCAGCATTGCATGGCTTCGCCCCGGATTATAAACGCTTGCAAAGTTTTAATGCATACTTCCGCCGACTGGCCAATCGGCAGCGCGGGATGAATCGGCATAACTGGGACAGCGCCGTGCGTTATTTTGAAAAATTTGCGGATGGTGATATCCGTTTTATAGATATTGATTTATCGTTGTGCGAAGATTTCAAGGCGTATTTACGGAGTGGGCCTAAGCTACGGGAAGCACGGGCGGGTATCGGGCATAATAGCGCCTTAAGTTATTTCAATAAATTCCGCAACGCACTGAAGCAGGCTTGGCGCGAAAAACTGGTGCTGGACGATTTTTATGCGCTCAGCCGCGGTCTGAAAGAACGTGAGGCACTGGTAGAATTCCTAACCATGTCGGACATCCGGTTATTGCTCCAGACACCCGCCAGCAGTGAACTGTGCAAACGGGTCGTTTTATTTGGCATTCTGACGGGCCTGCGTTTTTGCGATATCCACGCCCTGATCTGGCAGGAAGTTCGGGGAACAGCCGATCAATACTATTTGCAATTCAGCCAGCGAAAAACCTTGAAAACGCAACATATGCCCATATCCAATCAGGCATATGAATTACTGGGTGAACGGGAACTACCGGGAAGCCGAGTTTTTAAAAAACTTTATTATAACCAGATCCGCGATTTTCTGGTGCAATGGCCGGCGCAGGCAGGCATCACCAAGCACCTTACCTTTTGTTGCCTCCGGCATACCTATGCCACCTTGCAGTTGAATAACGGTACAGATATCTATACTGTTTCCAAGATGCTGGGACACCGTCATGTGAAAACGACACAGCGCTATACACGTCTGCTTGATCAAAAGAAACGGGAAACAACAAACCGTATTATTATCGACGGCATTTAA
- the mobC gene encoding conjugal transfer protein MobC, producing MQTGENEQALRKIIDFTRLLSIAILLIHFYLICYPLFQQLGFTYRIVDHLMFNIAKLPIFKSLLIAKLSALGLLIVSLIGSKGKKDEKIRPRAIIAYMLTGLTLYLAADWLVILPWFYMGLSSLGYILFMNGGGLLFRRLKLKLGGDIFNKENETFPQEERLLENEYSVNLPARYQLKGKERSSWINIINPFRGTLVGGSPGAGKSYFVIRHIITQHIAKGFSMLIYDFKYDDLSRIAYNALRKHGGRSFYVINFEKIMHRSNPLEPDTMQDITDAIESARTVMLGLNREWIKKQGDFFVESPINFVTALIWFLKKYGHGRYCTLPHVIELSLVDYKELFAVLSSEPEIEVLINPFMSAWKNEAYEQLEGQIASAKISLARLSSPQLYYVLSGNDFSLDINNPNDPKVVCLANNPQKSQVYGAVLSLYINRINKLVNRKKQQKCSLIFDEFPTIYFNGIDNLIATARSNKVAVTLAVQDYSQLKKDYGREQAEVIMNIVGNIVCGQVTGDTAKQLSERFGKINQVKESVSINAVDTSVTRSTQLDYAIPASKIAGLSSGEFVGMVADDPTNKIDLKTFHCQIQNDHDAISREEQNFRDIPAVPAVSPAEVLMTYQRIKADIKTLIETNTSNYES from the coding sequence ATGCAAACCGGAGAGAACGAACAAGCCCTCAGAAAGATCATCGACTTTACACGATTGCTCAGCATCGCCATATTACTGATCCATTTTTACCTGATCTGTTATCCGTTATTTCAGCAATTGGGTTTCACGTACAGGATTGTTGACCATCTGATGTTCAATATTGCTAAGCTGCCCATTTTTAAAAGCCTATTGATTGCTAAACTTAGCGCATTGGGTTTGCTGATTGTTTCGCTCATTGGTAGCAAGGGCAAAAAAGACGAAAAGATCAGGCCGCGCGCCATTATTGCGTACATGCTGACCGGTTTAACGCTTTACTTGGCGGCAGACTGGTTGGTGATTCTTCCCTGGTTTTATATGGGGTTAAGTTCGCTCGGTTATATTTTATTTATGAATGGCGGTGGCCTATTGTTCCGTAGGTTAAAGCTGAAATTAGGCGGTGATATCTTCAATAAGGAAAACGAAACATTTCCCCAGGAAGAACGACTGCTTGAAAATGAATACTCCGTTAATCTACCGGCCAGGTATCAGTTAAAAGGCAAAGAGCGGAGCAGCTGGATCAATATTATTAACCCTTTTCGCGGCACCTTAGTTGGCGGTAGTCCGGGGGCAGGAAAGTCCTATTTTGTGATTCGGCATATCATCACCCAGCATATCGCTAAAGGATTCAGTATGCTGATTTATGATTTTAAATACGATGACCTTTCCAGGATCGCTTATAACGCGCTCCGCAAACACGGCGGCCGTTCGTTCTATGTCATCAACTTTGAAAAGATCATGCACCGCAGCAATCCGCTGGAGCCGGATACGATGCAGGATATTACCGATGCAATAGAATCAGCACGGACGGTCATGCTCGGGCTGAACCGGGAATGGATCAAAAAGCAGGGCGATTTCTTTGTCGAATCGCCGATCAATTTTGTGACGGCACTCATTTGGTTCCTTAAAAAATACGGGCATGGCAGGTATTGCACGTTGCCGCATGTGATCGAATTATCATTGGTAGACTACAAAGAATTATTTGCGGTGCTGAGTAGTGAACCGGAGATCGAGGTACTGATCAATCCATTTATGTCGGCCTGGAAGAATGAGGCTTATGAGCAGTTGGAAGGACAGATCGCCAGTGCGAAGATCAGTTTAGCCCGATTGTCCTCTCCACAACTCTATTATGTATTAAGCGGCAATGATTTTTCGCTGGACATTAATAATCCAAACGATCCAAAAGTGGTTTGCCTGGCGAACAACCCGCAAAAGTCGCAGGTCTATGGCGCTGTACTTTCGCTTTATATTAACCGCATCAATAAGCTCGTTAACCGCAAAAAGCAGCAAAAATGCAGTCTGATCTTCGATGAGTTTCCGACCATTTATTTTAATGGCATTGATAACCTTATTGCTACGGCGCGTTCCAACAAAGTAGCGGTTACGCTGGCTGTGCAGGACTATAGCCAATTAAAGAAAGATTATGGCCGTGAGCAGGCTGAGGTCATTATGAATATTGTCGGCAACATCGTTTGCGGACAGGTTACCGGGGATACCGCCAAGCAGCTATCCGAGCGTTTCGGCAAGATCAACCAAGTCAAGGAAAGCGTATCTATCAATGCTGTGGATACTTCGGTAACCCGGTCCACGCAACTGGATTACGCGATTCCTGCTTCTAAAATAGCCGGTTTATCATCTGGTGAATTTGTCGGTATGGTTGCTGATGATCCAACCAACAAGATCGACCTCAAAACTTTCCACTGCCAAATACAAAATGATCACGATGCCATCAGCCGGGAAGAACAAAATTTCCGGGATATCCCCGCCGTGCCTGCAGTCAGCCCCGCCGAGGTCCTGATGACCTATCAGCGGATCAAAGCAGACATTAAAACACTAATTGAAACAAATACATCCAACTATGAGAGTTAG